A single genomic interval of Mucilaginibacter robiniae harbors:
- a CDS encoding glycoside hydrolase family 130 protein produces the protein MRLSIERKAVKVNPDSKRVIARFFFNGPDRAKEVIQRVMEVNEEHVFDLISPLLQEYSKRHRNITRVFNRHCSKLKAYISELGIDFDSLSVYRKLLLGSYFTHEYSIESAAFFNPSMVDDPDQSELEEGQRRVIISFRAVGEGHVSSITFRRALFGKNNEITVLPAGNYIDEAEIVRNAVYTKNLFFEKAVATQINVDVLKELEGQLDHHFEYTELRKIILEAQKSHQDDTRRLEYDKILWLADSYYEIVFSLDTDISDRVIFPISEYERKGIEDARFVKFTNDDGSSVYYATYTAYDGSLIMPKLLQTNDFINFKIMPLYGAGAANKNLALFPRKINGKYAMLSRIDGWNNYIMYSDKINIWENPQKLQAPKFAWEFVQIGNCGSPIETEDGWLVITHGVGPMRKYVLGASLLKLDDPSIEIGRLKEPLLIPNSDEREGYVPNVIYSCGSMVHNGKLILPYGLSDYSSSFAEVDLRTLLDRLKADGI, from the coding sequence ATGAGACTTTCTATCGAGCGTAAAGCTGTAAAAGTAAACCCCGATTCTAAGCGTGTTATTGCCAGATTCTTTTTTAATGGTCCTGATCGTGCTAAAGAAGTTATTCAGCGTGTAATGGAGGTCAATGAAGAGCACGTATTTGACTTAATATCGCCCTTGTTGCAGGAATATTCCAAACGCCATCGTAATATTACCCGTGTATTTAACCGCCATTGCAGTAAACTAAAAGCCTACATTAGCGAACTGGGTATTGATTTTGATTCGTTAAGCGTGTACCGCAAATTACTGCTGGGCTCATACTTTACGCATGAGTACTCTATTGAGTCGGCCGCGTTTTTCAACCCATCGATGGTTGATGACCCTGACCAGAGCGAACTGGAAGAAGGTCAGCGCCGGGTTATTATCAGTTTCCGAGCAGTAGGTGAGGGGCACGTATCCTCTATAACCTTCCGTAGGGCTTTATTTGGTAAAAACAATGAAATTACAGTACTGCCAGCCGGTAACTATATTGACGAGGCTGAAATAGTTCGTAATGCCGTTTATACAAAAAATCTGTTTTTTGAGAAAGCAGTAGCTACTCAAATTAACGTTGATGTATTGAAAGAACTGGAAGGCCAGCTGGATCATCATTTCGAATATACCGAGTTACGTAAAATCATTCTGGAAGCGCAAAAGAGCCACCAGGATGATACGCGTCGGTTAGAGTATGACAAAATACTATGGTTGGCAGATTCTTATTATGAAATTGTATTCTCGCTGGATACGGATATTTCAGACCGGGTTATTTTCCCGATTTCTGAATATGAACGCAAAGGGATTGAGGATGCCCGCTTTGTAAAGTTTACTAATGACGATGGCAGTTCAGTGTATTATGCTACTTACACGGCTTACGATGGTTCATTGATTATGCCGAAGTTGCTGCAAACGAATGATTTCATCAACTTCAAAATTATGCCGTTATACGGTGCCGGAGCAGCAAACAAAAACCTGGCCTTGTTTCCACGTAAAATAAACGGAAAATATGCTATGCTTTCCCGTATTGATGGTTGGAATAACTACATTATGTATTCCGATAAAATCAATATATGGGAAAATCCTCAAAAACTGCAAGCTCCTAAATTTGCTTGGGAGTTCGTGCAAATAGGTAACTGTGGTTCGCCTATTGAAACAGAAGATGGTTGGTTGGTTATCACGCATGGCGTGGGCCCGATGCGTAAATATGTTTTAGGTGCCAGCTTACTAAAATTGGATGACCCTAGCATTGAAATTGGTCGTTTGAAAGAGCCTTTGTTAATTCCGAACAGTGACGAGCGTGAAGGTTACGTTCCTAACGTTATTTACTCCTGCGGTTCTATGGTGCATAATGGCAAACTAATTTTACCTTATGGTTTATCCGATTATTCATCTTCTTTTGCAGAAGTGGATCTGAGAACTTTACTGGATCGCTTGAAAGCCGATGGTATATAA
- a CDS encoding DUF58 domain-containing protein produces the protein MAELNTNQEIRELANLELLARQVVEGFITGLHQSPFHGFSVEFAEHRLYNSGESVKNIDWKLFAKTDKLFVKQFEEETNLRCYLLLDTSSSMNYPQKGINKLQFSVYAIASLMYLFKKQRDAFGLGIFSDKIDWLSAARSTTTHMFYLFAELEKAYQQPKANTQTHLTDVIHYFAEEIHQRSMIIIFSDMLENSLNPEKMQALFAALQHLKFNKHEVVIFNVNDRQHELDFSFDNRPHHFVDIESGEELKVHPGRVRDSYRQVLQHYRHELELKCAQYQVDLVDSNIHEGYQNLLKAYLIKRNKVI, from the coding sequence ATGGCTGAATTAAATACCAATCAGGAAATCAGGGAACTGGCTAATTTAGAGCTGCTGGCCAGGCAGGTGGTTGAAGGCTTTATCACCGGCTTGCATCAAAGTCCGTTTCATGGCTTTTCTGTAGAGTTTGCTGAACACCGGTTGTATAACAGTGGTGAATCGGTAAAAAACATTGATTGGAAATTATTCGCCAAAACCGACAAATTGTTCGTTAAGCAGTTTGAAGAAGAAACTAACCTGCGGTGCTACCTGCTGCTGGATACCTCATCATCCATGAACTATCCGCAAAAAGGTATCAATAAGCTACAGTTTTCGGTATATGCCATAGCTTCGCTAATGTACTTATTCAAAAAGCAGCGAGATGCTTTTGGTTTAGGAATCTTCTCTGATAAAATAGACTGGTTGAGTGCAGCCCGCTCAACCACTACCCACATGTTTTACCTGTTTGCCGAACTGGAGAAAGCCTATCAGCAACCTAAGGCAAACACGCAAACTCACCTCACTGACGTAATTCATTACTTTGCTGAAGAAATTCATCAGCGTTCCATGATTATTATTTTCAGTGATATGCTGGAAAACAGTTTGAATCCTGAAAAGATGCAGGCATTGTTTGCTGCTCTGCAACACCTAAAGTTTAACAAGCACGAGGTAGTTATATTCAATGTGAACGATCGCCAGCATGAACTGGATTTTAGCTTTGACAACCGGCCACATCATTTTGTGGATATAGAAAGTGGCGAAGAGCTAAAAGTGCACCCGGGCCGCGTACGCGATAGCTATCGGCAAGTACTGCAACACTACCGGCATGAGTTGGAGCTAAAGTGCGCCCAGTACCAGGTTGATTTGGTGGATTCTAATATTCATGAAGGCTATCAAAATTTATTAAAAGCTTATCTAATTAAGCGTAACAAAGTAATTTAA
- the trxA gene encoding thioredoxin, protein MALEITDANFEEVVLKSDKPVLVDFWAEWCGPCRMVGPVVEEIAKEYDGKAIIGKVNVDNNPGVSMKFGIRNIPALLYFKDGQIVDKQIGAVPKSVLAGKLDKQLA, encoded by the coding sequence ATGGCTTTAGAAATTACTGACGCTAACTTCGAAGAAGTAGTGTTGAAATCAGATAAACCCGTATTGGTTGACTTCTGGGCAGAATGGTGTGGTCCTTGCCGCATGGTAGGTCCGGTAGTTGAAGAAATTGCCAAAGAATATGATGGCAAAGCTATAATCGGTAAAGTAAATGTGGATAACAATCCAGGCGTTTCTATGAAATTTGGTATCCGCAATATTCCTGCATTACTATACTTCAAAGACGGTCAGATTGTAGATAAGCAAATTGGTGCAGTGCCAAAATCAGTTTTAGCTGGTAAACTGGACAAACAATTAGCTTAA